Proteins encoded together in one Chitinophaga sp. LS1 window:
- a CDS encoding response regulator transcription factor: protein MYIPWCYGQELFLSPLTVDTHRRNLLQKFGVKNVAELIMIATQQQIL from the coding sequence TTGTATATTCCCTGGTGCTATGGCCAGGAACTCTTTCTGAGTCCGTTAACAGTTGATACGCACCGCAGGAATCTCCTTCAAAAATTCGGGGTCAAAAACGTTGCGGAGCTTATTATGATTGCTACTCAGCAACAAATTTTATGA
- a CDS encoding serine hydrolase domain-containing protein — MKNIFVVFLLWIFTINPFTVQAQNLENAVDELILRDFNDKNGPGGVFMVAHHGIPVYQKAFGKANLELGDDLSVDNVFQLGSMTKQFTAIAILMLEQQRRLSVGDPVSKYISDYPNGDKITIHHLLTHTSGIKDFTKMKSLMGIAQKDMTPKMMVDFFKDEPVDFEPGEKFDYNNSGYVLLGYLIELVSGEKYEEYIKKHIFDKVGMTQSYYASDRKVIKGRAYGYHKKESGYVNKTVISFSVPFSSGALMSTLSDMLKWQNALNKNLLLDTAETTKAFSRYKLNNGEEFNYGYGWHIRDINKVPTREHGGSIFGFKTMAVYIPGEDIYVIGLSNCDCNSPTKVTGDIAALALKFLGGEKKDNR; from the coding sequence ATGAAGAACATTTTTGTAGTATTTCTTTTATGGATATTTACCATCAATCCATTCACCGTTCAAGCCCAAAACCTGGAAAATGCTGTTGATGAACTAATCCTTAGGGATTTTAATGATAAAAATGGTCCAGGAGGTGTATTTATGGTTGCACATCATGGAATACCTGTGTATCAAAAAGCTTTTGGAAAAGCCAACCTGGAACTTGGCGATGATCTGTCGGTGGACAATGTATTCCAGCTCGGTTCTATGACTAAGCAGTTTACCGCTATAGCAATACTGATGCTGGAACAACAACGTAGGCTTAGCGTTGGGGATCCTGTTTCCAAATATATTTCGGATTATCCAAATGGGGACAAAATCACCATTCACCATCTATTGACGCACACTTCCGGAATAAAGGATTTTACGAAAATGAAATCCTTAATGGGTATCGCACAAAAAGATATGACACCTAAAATGATGGTTGATTTCTTTAAGGACGAACCCGTTGATTTTGAACCAGGTGAAAAATTTGACTATAATAATTCAGGGTATGTTTTGCTGGGTTACTTGATTGAACTTGTTTCTGGCGAAAAATATGAAGAATATATCAAGAAACACATTTTCGACAAAGTTGGCATGACCCAGTCATATTATGCAAGTGATCGAAAAGTTATTAAGGGCAGAGCCTATGGATACCATAAAAAAGAGTCCGGTTATGTAAATAAAACGGTCATCAGTTTCAGCGTTCCGTTTTCTTCCGGTGCTTTAATGTCAACTTTATCGGATATGCTGAAATGGCAAAATGCACTGAACAAAAATCTTTTACTTGATACCGCTGAAACAACGAAAGCCTTTAGCAGGTATAAACTAAATAATGGTGAAGAGTTTAATTATGGTTACGGATGGCATATCAGGGATATAAACAAGGTGCCAACCCGGGAGCATGGGGGAAGCATATTTGGATTTAAGACAATGGCAGTATACATACCTGGTGAAGACATTTATGTAATAGGATTGAGCAATTGCGACTGCAATTCGCCCACAAAGGTAACCGGGGACATTGCGGCATTAGCCCTTAAATTCCTGGGTGGTGAAAAGAAGGATAATCGTTAG
- a CDS encoding RidA family protein — translation MARAGVKFYFVLFLFTTFACNNNNNQKEQIDKHADKKSTEVKQKWHWDNDHKQNEDAGYAQVVKLGNMLYISGIPTEDLSPKGIAQVYRALGKCLNANGASFADVVKETLYTTDIETMKKYNDVRKEFYNGDFPAATWVQISRLYEPDCKLEVELIAQLTDDK, via the coding sequence ATGGCCAGGGCTGGCGTGAAATTTTATTTTGTATTGTTCCTGTTTACCACTTTCGCCTGCAATAACAACAATAACCAGAAAGAACAGATAGATAAACATGCGGATAAAAAAAGTACTGAAGTTAAACAGAAGTGGCACTGGGATAATGACCACAAGCAGAATGAAGATGCGGGATATGCCCAGGTCGTCAAATTGGGCAATATGCTTTATATTTCAGGTATACCCACAGAGGATCTTAGCCCAAAAGGGATAGCCCAGGTCTACCGGGCACTGGGAAAATGCCTAAATGCAAATGGCGCATCCTTCGCAGATGTAGTGAAAGAAACCCTATATACTACTGATATAGAGACAATGAAAAAGTACAATGACGTTAGAAAAGAGTTTTACAATGGTGACTTTCCCGCTGCTACATGGGTACAAATCAGCAGACTATATGAACCCGATTGCAAGTTGGAAGTGGAACTGATTGCACAGCTCACAGATGATAAGTAA